From Pseudomonas putida, one genomic window encodes:
- a CDS encoding KpsF/GutQ family sugar-phosphate isomerase: protein MNHLSIAKEALLAQAKAVETLAERLNESFQRAVELLLSCKGRAVVCGMGKSGLIGQKMVATFASTGTPSFFLHPAEAFHGDLGMLKPVDVLILISYSGETEELIKLIPSLKSFGNKLISITGNGNSTLAKHSDIWLDISVEREVCPNNLAPTTSTLATMAMGDALAVALIEDIQFKPMDFARYHPGGSLGRKLLTRVKDVMHSPAPIVGRETSFHDCLLAMTQSRLGLAIVMEEQRLVGIVTDGDLRRALLENERIVREKVAQFMTAKPHTIIEDAQLSEAELYMRENKIRALAVTNSQGGVVGVVEIFD from the coding sequence ATGAATCACCTCTCCATTGCTAAAGAAGCACTGCTTGCACAAGCTAAAGCTGTAGAGACATTAGCTGAGCGACTGAATGAAAGTTTTCAACGCGCCGTCGAACTGCTGCTCTCTTGCAAGGGTAGAGCCGTTGTATGCGGGATGGGTAAGTCAGGGCTTATCGGCCAAAAAATGGTCGCTACTTTTGCTTCGACAGGCACGCCCAGTTTTTTTCTCCACCCGGCTGAGGCGTTCCACGGCGACCTAGGTATGCTGAAGCCAGTCGATGTGCTGATACTCATTAGCTACAGCGGTGAGACCGAAGAGCTAATCAAGCTGATCCCCAGCCTAAAGTCATTTGGTAATAAATTAATTTCAATAACTGGCAATGGAAATTCCACACTTGCCAAACATTCGGATATTTGGCTGGATATTTCCGTGGAGCGCGAGGTGTGTCCGAACAACTTGGCGCCTACCACCTCCACGCTAGCGACCATGGCCATGGGCGACGCACTTGCTGTTGCGTTGATTGAAGATATCCAGTTCAAGCCTATGGATTTTGCTCGTTACCACCCGGGCGGCAGCCTCGGTCGTAAATTGCTAACTCGCGTAAAAGATGTTATGCACTCTCCAGCCCCAATTGTGGGGCGGGAAACGAGTTTTCATGATTGTCTGCTGGCAATGACCCAAAGCAGGCTAGGCCTTGCGATTGTGATGGAAGAGCAGCGGTTGGTTGGTATCGTGACGGATGGCGACCTCCGCCGTGCACTGCTTGAGAACGAACGGATTGTTCGGGAAAAAGTTGCGCAATTCATGACAGCTAAACCGCACACCATAATCGAAGATGCGCAGTTGTCCGAGGCGGAGCTATACATGCGCGAAAATAAAATTAGAGCACTCGCGGTTACGAATAGTCAGGGTGGGGTGGTAGGGGTTGTTGAAATTTTCGATTGA
- the rfbC gene encoding dTDP-4-dehydrorhamnose 3,5-epimerase, whose translation MHAIPLAIPDVFLFTPKVFGDERGFFFESFNANVFNEVTGLQPDFVQDNHSRSVKGVLRGLHYQLPPHAQGKLVRVVQGEVFDVAVDIRRSSPTFGQWVGAVLSAENKNQLWIPPGFAHGFVTLSDTAEFLYKTTDFYSPSSERCLAWNDPEIGIEWPIDFVPSLSGKDQLGLALSDSDLFD comes from the coding sequence ATGCACGCTATTCCTTTGGCCATCCCGGATGTCTTTCTGTTCACTCCCAAGGTCTTCGGTGACGAGCGTGGCTTTTTCTTCGAAAGCTTCAACGCCAATGTCTTCAATGAAGTCACCGGCCTGCAACCAGACTTCGTTCAGGACAACCACTCCCGCTCTGTGAAAGGCGTGCTACGCGGCCTTCACTACCAGCTGCCGCCACATGCCCAAGGCAAATTGGTGCGTGTAGTACAAGGTGAAGTGTTCGATGTGGCGGTGGATATCCGCCGCTCCTCCCCTACTTTTGGCCAGTGGGTTGGTGCGGTGCTTTCCGCCGAGAACAAGAACCAGCTGTGGATTCCGCCAGGCTTTGCCCACGGCTTCGTGACTTTGAGCGATACAGCCGAGTTTCTCTACAAAACGACCGATTTCTACTCACCTAGCAGCGAGCGCTGCCTTGCTTGGAATGATCCAGAAATCGGTATCGAGTGGCCAATCGACTTTGTGCCTAGCCTATCTGGAAAAGACCAACTTGGTTTGGCATTAAGCGACTCGGACTTATTCGATTGA
- the rfbA gene encoding glucose-1-phosphate thymidylyltransferase RfbA, which translates to MNTTNRKGIILAGGSGTRLHPATLSVSKQLLPVYDKPMIYYPLSTLLLAGIRDILIISTPQDTPRFEQLLGSGSQWGINLSYAVQPSPDGLAQAFTIGADFIGNNPSALVLGDNIFYGHDFQSLLLSAGERERGASVFAYHVQDPERYGVAEFDDSGRVLSLEEKPKVPKSSYAVTGLYFYDNQVVDLARGLKPSARGELEITDLNNLYLQQGQLQVEIMGRGYAWLDTGTHDSLLDASQYIATMERRQGLKVACPEEICYRAGWINAEQLERLAQPLLKNGYGQYLKNLLKEKVF; encoded by the coding sequence ATGAACACGACCAATCGTAAAGGGATCATTCTGGCTGGTGGTTCTGGGACGCGGCTGCATCCAGCGACGCTGTCCGTTTCCAAGCAACTCTTACCCGTTTATGACAAGCCGATGATCTACTACCCGCTGAGCACGCTGCTGCTTGCGGGTATTCGCGACATCCTCATCATATCGACCCCCCAAGATACCCCGCGCTTCGAACAGCTGCTGGGTAGCGGCAGTCAGTGGGGCATCAATCTTTCGTACGCTGTGCAGCCAAGCCCGGACGGTTTGGCGCAAGCCTTCACCATTGGCGCGGATTTCATCGGTAACAACCCATCAGCACTGGTGCTTGGCGACAATATTTTCTACGGCCACGACTTCCAATCGCTGCTGCTAAGTGCCGGCGAGCGTGAAAGGGGGGCATCGGTTTTCGCGTATCACGTTCAAGACCCAGAGCGTTATGGGGTTGCCGAGTTCGATGACAGCGGACGTGTGCTTTCGCTTGAAGAAAAACCCAAGGTGCCGAAGTCGAGCTACGCGGTCACCGGCTTGTACTTCTATGACAACCAGGTCGTCGATCTGGCACGCGGGCTTAAACCGTCGGCCCGTGGAGAACTAGAGATCACCGATCTCAACAATCTCTATCTGCAACAAGGTCAACTGCAGGTCGAGATCATGGGACGCGGCTATGCATGGCTCGATACCGGCACCCACGACAGCCTACTCGATGCCAGCCAGTACATTGCAACCATGGAGCGCCGCCAAGGGCTGAAGGTCGCCTGCCCTGAGGAGATTTGCTACCGGGCCGGCTGGATCAACGCCGAACAACTCGAACGCCTCGCTCAGCCATTGCTCAAAAACGGTTATGGTCAATACCTTAAAAACTTGCTTAAAGAAAAGGTCTTCTGA
- the rfbD gene encoding dTDP-4-dehydrorhamnose reductase, which translates to MKILLLGKNGQVGWELQRALSVLGEVVALDRHRASTPYGELAGDLSDLEGLRATIRSVAPQVIVNAAAYTAVDKAESERELAHTVNALASQVMAEEAKRLDAWLVHYSTDYVFDGSGSAPWKETDPVAPVNYYGATKLEGEQLIQASGCKHLIFRTSWVYAARGNNFAKTMLRLAKDRATLNVIADQVGVPTGADLLADVAVAALQQALHKPELAGIYHLAPAGETTWHAYACDVIAFARDQGETLAVEAINPIATTEYPTPAKRPLNSRLSTAKLRNSFSLHLPDWQSGVTRMLMEALNK; encoded by the coding sequence ATGAAGATTCTGCTGCTGGGTAAAAACGGCCAGGTCGGCTGGGAACTGCAGCGGGCGCTCAGCGTGTTGGGCGAAGTGGTAGCCCTCGATCGACATCGGGCGTCTACCCCCTACGGAGAATTGGCAGGCGATTTGTCGGATCTTGAAGGCCTGCGCGCCACCATCCGCAGTGTGGCACCCCAGGTAATCGTCAATGCAGCCGCTTACACGGCCGTCGATAAAGCCGAAAGCGAGCGCGAGCTTGCTCACACGGTCAATGCCTTGGCGAGCCAGGTAATGGCAGAAGAGGCCAAGCGTCTCGACGCCTGGCTGGTGCACTACTCCACCGACTACGTCTTCGACGGCAGTGGCTCGGCCCCTTGGAAGGAAACCGACCCTGTTGCGCCGGTCAACTACTACGGTGCAACCAAGCTCGAAGGCGAACAGTTGATCCAGGCATCAGGCTGCAAGCACCTCATCTTCCGTACAAGCTGGGTGTACGCCGCCCGCGGCAACAACTTCGCTAAAACCATGCTGCGCCTTGCGAAGGACCGGGCAACCCTCAACGTGATCGCTGATCAGGTTGGCGTACCGACCGGTGCAGACTTGCTGGCCGACGTTGCGGTAGCCGCATTACAGCAAGCACTGCACAAGCCCGAACTGGCTGGCATCTACCACCTGGCACCAGCCGGCGAGACAACCTGGCACGCTTATGCCTGCGATGTGATCGCGTTTGCCCGCGACCAAGGTGAAACGCTTGCCGTTGAAGCAATCAACCCGATTGCTACAACCGAGTACCCCACTCCGGCGAAGCGCCCGTTGAACTCTCGGCTGTCGACTGCGAAACTTCGGAACTCTTTCTCTCTGCACTTGCCGGATTGGCAAAGTGGTGTCACCCGTATGCTTATGGAAGCTCTTAACAAATGA
- the rfbB gene encoding dTDP-glucose 4,6-dehydratase: protein MKILVTGGAGFIGSAVVRHIISNTDDSVINVDKLTYAGNLESLQSVDQDTRYAFERVDICDRGELDRVFREHQPDAVMHLAAESHVDRSISGPSEFIQTNIIGTYNLLEAARGYWSSLDDTRKAAFRFHHISTDEVYGDLEGPEDLFTETTPYQPSSPYSASKASSDHLVRAWARTYGLPTLVTNCSNNYGPYHFPEKLIPLVILNALEGKPLPIYGKGDQIRDWLYVEDHARALYKVVTEGEVGQTYNIGGHNEKQNIEVVRTVCALLDELRPESAFRPHVDLLTYVQDRPGHDLRYAIDASKIQRELGWVPEETFESGIRKTVQWYLDNPEWVAHVKSGSYQQWIDTNYNARAGKA, encoded by the coding sequence GTGAAGATCTTAGTAACCGGTGGTGCCGGGTTCATTGGCTCGGCAGTTGTACGTCACATCATCTCGAACACTGATGACTCGGTCATCAACGTCGACAAGCTGACCTATGCCGGCAACCTGGAGTCGCTCCAGTCGGTCGACCAAGACACGCGCTATGCATTCGAGCGCGTCGATATCTGCGACCGCGGCGAACTCGACCGGGTGTTCCGCGAGCACCAGCCTGACGCTGTGATGCACCTGGCCGCAGAATCGCACGTCGACCGCTCGATCAGCGGCCCGTCCGAATTCATCCAGACCAACATCATCGGCACATACAACCTGCTGGAAGCAGCGCGTGGGTACTGGAGCTCCTTGGATGATACGCGCAAGGCGGCATTCCGGTTCCACCACATTTCCACTGACGAAGTGTACGGAGACCTTGAAGGCCCGGAAGACCTGTTCACCGAGACCACACCGTACCAGCCAAGCTCGCCCTATTCAGCCAGCAAGGCCAGTTCCGACCATTTGGTCCGCGCATGGGCCCGTACCTACGGCCTGCCGACCTTGGTTACCAATTGCTCGAACAATTATGGCCCGTACCACTTCCCCGAGAAGTTGATCCCGCTGGTCATCCTCAACGCACTGGAAGGCAAGCCGCTGCCTATCTACGGCAAAGGCGACCAGATCCGTGACTGGCTGTACGTCGAAGACCACGCCCGGGCGCTGTACAAGGTAGTTACCGAAGGTGAAGTAGGCCAGACCTACAACATTGGCGGCCATAACGAGAAGCAGAACATCGAGGTGGTGCGTACCGTTTGTGCATTGCTTGACGAACTGCGCCCTGAGTCGGCATTCCGCCCGCACGTCGACCTGCTGACCTACGTGCAAGACCGCCCGGGCCATGACCTGCGGTATGCCATCGACGCCAGCAAGATCCAACGTGAACTGGGCTGGGTGCCTGAAGAAACCTTCGAGTCGGGCATCCGCAAGACGGTGCAGTGGTACTTGGACAACCCAGAGTGGGTCGCTCACGTAAAAAGCGGCAGCTACCAGCAATGGATCGACACAAATTACAACGCACGTGCGGGTAAGGCATGA